In Nostoc sp. GT001, a genomic segment contains:
- a CDS encoding Uma2 family endonuclease: MTLAEFLILPETKPASEYINGQIIQKPMPQGKHSIIQGEMVSTVNLTVKPKQIARAFPELRCTFGGRSIVPDVSVFTWQRIPRDQNGEVANVFQAAPDWTIEILSPDQRQTKVTKNILHCLNYETLMGWLIDPEEQTVFVYIRNQQPVMLDELEDLLLVPDFASELRLTVGDLFGWLLE; this comes from the coding sequence ATAACTTTGGCAGAGTTTCTAATACTACCAGAAACGAAACCCGCTAGTGAATACATCAATGGTCAAATTATTCAAAAACCTATGCCACAGGGAAAGCACAGTATAATTCAAGGTGAAATGGTTAGCACTGTTAACTTAACGGTCAAACCGAAGCAAATTGCTCGTGCTTTTCCAGAATTGCGCTGTACTTTTGGTGGAAGGTCAATAGTGCCAGATGTTTCTGTGTTTACTTGGCAAAGAATTCCTCGCGATCAAAATGGTGAAGTTGCCAACGTATTCCAAGCAGCTCCTGATTGGACTATTGAGATTTTATCGCCTGACCAAAGACAAACGAAAGTTACAAAAAATATTTTACATTGCTTGAATTATGAAACACTAATGGGTTGGTTGATCGATCCAGAAGAACAAACAGTGTTCGTATACATTCGCAATCAACAGCCTGTTATGTTGGATGAACTAGAAGACTTGCTTCTAGTGCCAGATTTTGCAAGTGAGTTGAGGCTGACTGTAGGAGATTTATTTGGTTGGCTGTTGGAGTAA
- a CDS encoding cobalamin biosynthesis protein, translating to MQQILWVGIGCKRGTSWELIDLAIEQVFRENQLFPSAIAGVATIDTKASEVGLVKLCRLRNLPLKTFSAEILSSVCVPNPATITDDKVGTPSVAEAAAILAASQLTSLTVFPFTNIEELPAKFLVPKQIFQIQGQPGVVTLAVAQALNIISITKVP from the coding sequence GTGCAACAGATTTTATGGGTAGGAATCGGTTGTAAACGAGGAACATCATGGGAGTTGATCGATCTGGCAATTGAGCAAGTATTTCGAGAAAATCAACTTTTTCCAAGTGCGATCGCAGGTGTTGCTACCATTGACACTAAAGCCTCGGAAGTTGGCTTAGTCAAACTTTGTCGCCTCCGCAATTTGCCCCTAAAAACCTTTTCTGCGGAAATCCTTAGTTCTGTCTGTGTCCCCAACCCTGCCACAATTACCGACGATAAAGTAGGTACACCTAGCGTAGCAGAGGCAGCTGCTATTCTTGCAGCCTCTCAACTCACATCTTTGACTGTTTTCCCCTTTACAAACATAGAGGAATTGCCAGCGAAGTTTTTAGTTCCTAAACAAATTTTCCAAATACAAGGGCAACCAGGAGTGGTAACTCTTGCTGTTGCCCAAGCTTTAAATATTATTAGTATTACAAAAGTTCCTTAA
- a CDS encoding phage holin family protein: MQHFLLTWLGTAVALFITANIVPGFFIKNFVTALIAAFVIGLVNAFIRPILQILTFPITLLTFGLFTLVINALALWLASILTPGSGFEIQGFLPALLGSIVLAIVSSIINYFLRVVD, encoded by the coding sequence ATGCAACACTTTTTATTAACTTGGCTCGGTACTGCGGTGGCGTTATTCATTACTGCTAATATCGTTCCAGGATTCTTTATCAAGAATTTTGTGACTGCCTTAATCGCGGCCTTTGTAATTGGTTTGGTTAATGCATTTATTAGACCAATTTTGCAGATTTTGACGTTTCCGATTACCTTGCTCACCTTTGGTTTATTTACATTGGTGATTAACGCCTTAGCCCTTTGGCTGGCAAGTATCCTAACACCTGGTTCTGGTTTTGAGATTCAGGGCTTTTTACCTGCTTTGTTAGGTTCAATTGTACTAGCAATTGTTTCTAGCATCATTAACTATTTTTTGAGAGTTGTTGACTAG
- a CDS encoding peptidoglycan-binding protein: MQRSLTASILSYLKLLYPTVNRCKMEKRQKDWRPKRSKSLSAIEILLFSATPLLIASTTLVSIAAPQKIAQVNPKDSVNRPSLKVGSQGERVSELQAALKLLGFYSGAVDGIYSENTASAVSRFKQAAGLNPDGVVDASTWQRLFPNQPVAASTVPSSQPRFNSATNFPVPTQASNLTNVANPNPNPPRQAVTQVPTRPKPTTPKKAVTQVTTNPEPRPATPRKTTTSSTKKTPPRTTSTTRSQSNTTTKRTPGIQYTSEGLPILRIGLRGSEVVKLQQQLRKLGFLKGDADGDFGETTEAAVKAAQKRYGLEPDGVVGGSTWEVLLRR; encoded by the coding sequence ATGCAACGCAGCCTGACAGCAAGTATTTTGAGTTACTTAAAATTACTATATCCAACTGTAAATCGCTGTAAAATGGAAAAACGGCAAAAGGATTGGCGGCCAAAGAGGTCTAAATCTTTATCAGCCATTGAAATACTCTTGTTTTCCGCTACGCCTCTCTTGATTGCCTCAACGACTCTAGTATCAATAGCAGCGCCACAAAAAATTGCCCAAGTTAATCCTAAAGATAGTGTTAACCGTCCTAGCCTGAAAGTTGGTAGCCAAGGCGAACGTGTATCTGAACTTCAGGCAGCTCTAAAACTTTTGGGTTTTTATTCTGGTGCAGTAGATGGTATTTATAGTGAAAATACAGCTAGTGCTGTTTCCCGATTTAAACAAGCAGCTGGCTTGAATCCAGATGGCGTTGTTGATGCCAGCACTTGGCAACGACTTTTTCCTAATCAACCAGTAGCAGCATCAACCGTCCCTTCATCCCAGCCAAGATTTAACTCAGCGACAAATTTTCCTGTTCCAACCCAGGCTAGTAACCTCACCAACGTTGCAAATCCCAATCCTAACCCTCCGAGGCAAGCTGTAACACAAGTTCCGACTAGACCAAAACCTACTACTCCAAAAAAAGCTGTAACCCAGGTTACGACCAACCCTGAGCCAAGACCTGCTACTCCAAGAAAAACTACGACTTCTAGCACAAAGAAAACGCCGCCACGTACTACATCAACTACTCGATCTCAGTCAAACACAACTACTAAACGAACTCCTGGTATTCAATACACCTCAGAAGGTTTGCCAATTTTGCGTATAGGATTACGAGGTTCTGAAGTTGTTAAGTTGCAACAACAACTGAGAAAGCTTGGTTTCTTGAAGGGTGATGCCGATGGAGACTTTGGCGAGACAACCGAAGCAGCGGTGAAAGCTGCACAAAAACGCTATGGTTTAGAACCTGACGGCGTAGTTGGCGGCTCAACTTGGGAGGTTCTTTTGCGGCGTTAG
- a CDS encoding pitrilysin family protein, whose amino-acid sequence MTTLLQKSPIHRTVLNNGLVVLVAENPAADIIAARIFVRAGSCNENREQAGLAHLLSAVMTKGCDGLSSLEIAEKVESVGASLSADAGTDYFLLSFKTVTSDFGEILTLAGRILRSPTFPETQVELERRLALQDIRSQKEQPFNVAFEQMRQVMYQNHPYSMSVLGDESTMSSLTRADLVEYHQTYFRPDNVVISIAGRVTPTDATALVEEVFGDWQSPSQALPILNLPEIKIEPQVKLKPIQTQQSIVMLGYLGTSVNSVDYAALKLLCTYLGNGLSSRLFVELREKRGLAYEVSAFYSTRLFPASFVVYMGTAPENTSIALEGLRTEVDLLCTTEVSESALQAAKNKILGQYALGKQTNGQIAQIYGWYEILGLGIDFDTRFQELIAAVSAQDAIAAACKYLKEPYLSLVGQEEAINRAIA is encoded by the coding sequence ATGACAACCTTGCTGCAAAAATCGCCCATCCATCGCACTGTATTGAACAATGGCCTTGTCGTGCTGGTGGCAGAAAATCCGGCTGCGGACATTATTGCGGCGCGAATCTTTGTGCGTGCAGGTAGTTGTAATGAAAACCGGGAGCAAGCAGGGTTGGCGCATTTGTTATCGGCAGTGATGACAAAAGGATGCGATGGACTTTCTAGCTTGGAAATTGCAGAAAAAGTTGAGTCTGTAGGGGCGAGTTTGAGTGCGGATGCTGGCACTGATTATTTTTTGCTATCTTTCAAAACCGTAACATCCGATTTTGGGGAAATCTTAACATTGGCAGGGCGGATTTTGCGATCGCCAACTTTTCCTGAAACTCAAGTGGAACTAGAACGGCGTTTAGCACTCCAAGATATTCGTTCCCAAAAAGAGCAACCGTTCAATGTCGCCTTTGAACAAATGCGGCAGGTAATGTACCAAAATCATCCCTACTCTATGTCAGTGCTGGGAGATGAATCCACCATGAGTAGCTTAACTCGTGCAGATTTAGTGGAGTATCATCAAACTTATTTCCGCCCAGATAATGTAGTAATTAGCATTGCTGGTAGAGTCACACCCACAGATGCAACAGCGTTGGTGGAAGAAGTTTTTGGTGATTGGCAATCCCCATCTCAGGCATTACCAATACTGAATTTACCTGAGATTAAGATAGAACCGCAGGTAAAACTAAAGCCAATACAGACACAACAATCAATCGTGATGCTTGGTTATTTGGGAACATCGGTGAATTCTGTTGACTACGCCGCCCTGAAATTGTTGTGTACCTACTTGGGAAATGGGCTTTCTAGCCGCTTGTTTGTGGAATTACGGGAAAAACGCGGTTTAGCTTACGAAGTATCCGCCTTTTACTCCACAAGGCTATTTCCAGCCTCATTTGTAGTTTACATGGGTACAGCGCCAGAGAATACCAGCATCGCCCTGGAAGGACTACGTACAGAGGTAGATTTGTTATGTACCACTGAAGTATCTGAAAGTGCCCTGCAAGCTGCGAAAAATAAGATTCTGGGGCAATATGCCTTGGGTAAACAAACAAACGGGCAAATTGCTCAAATATACGGCTGGTATGAAATTTTGGGATTAGGAATTGATTTTGACACCAGATTTCAAGAATTGATTGCGGCGGTGAGTGCCCAGGATGCGATCGCCGCAGCTTGTAAATATTTAAAAGAGCCTTACTTGTCTTTAGTTGGTCAAGAAGAAGCAATTAATCGTGCGATCGCGTAA
- a CDS encoding pitrilysin family protein — translation MLKQLTNTVFPASVFRLESGLTFIHQEIPTTPVVVADVWVRAGASLEPKPWFGMAHFLEHMIFKGTATLPPGMFDSKVENRGGVSNAATSYDYAHYSLTTAAPYLKDTLPYLGELLLNAAIPEDEFSRERDVVLEEIRSCQDDSDWIGFQALIQSIYPHHPYGRSVLGTEQELMQQSPEAMRCFHHAHYQPENMTVVIAGGIAQQPAWEMVNHSFADFAEPSNCPQLEKVTKPAIAGIHRQELCLPRIEQARLLMAWLVPGVEDIRTGYGLDFLSVLLAEGRTSRLVRDLREDLQLVQGICSSFSLQRESSLFTITAWLEPENLEKVESLICAHLDDLQTKGISEQELARTRRLLCNEYAFSTETPNQLTGLYGYYNTIAQAELAVTYPQQIQSFDAKELQKLAKQYLSLENYAVTILKPC, via the coding sequence TTGTTAAAACAACTAACTAATACCGTATTTCCAGCCTCAGTCTTCCGACTAGAGAGTGGTTTAACTTTTATTCATCAAGAAATTCCCACCACTCCTGTAGTTGTGGCGGATGTTTGGGTGCGTGCTGGAGCCAGCCTAGAGCCAAAACCGTGGTTTGGTATGGCGCACTTTTTAGAACACATGATTTTTAAAGGTACGGCGACACTACCCCCTGGAATGTTCGATTCCAAAGTGGAAAACCGTGGTGGCGTGAGTAATGCAGCAACAAGCTATGATTATGCTCATTATTCACTCACCACAGCTGCCCCTTATTTAAAAGATACTCTTCCCTACTTGGGAGAACTACTACTCAATGCGGCAATTCCAGAAGATGAATTTAGCCGGGAACGGGATGTAGTGCTAGAGGAAATTCGCTCTTGTCAAGACGATTCTGATTGGATAGGATTTCAAGCGCTGATTCAAAGCATCTATCCGCATCACCCTTACGGGCGTTCGGTGTTGGGTACTGAGCAAGAACTGATGCAGCAGTCACCAGAAGCAATGCGCTGTTTTCACCATGCCCACTATCAGCCGGAAAATATGACAGTGGTAATTGCCGGGGGTATAGCCCAGCAACCAGCTTGGGAAATGGTAAATCATTCATTTGCTGATTTTGCCGAACCCTCGAATTGTCCGCAGTTGGAGAAAGTGACAAAGCCAGCGATCGCCGGAATTCATCGTCAAGAATTGTGTTTACCACGCATAGAACAAGCGCGATTGTTGATGGCGTGGCTAGTACCCGGAGTAGAAGATATCCGTACTGGCTATGGTTTAGATTTTTTGTCGGTATTATTGGCAGAAGGGCGGACTTCGCGTTTAGTGCGCGATCTGCGCGAAGATTTGCAATTGGTACAGGGAATTTGCAGTAGTTTTTCTCTACAACGAGAATCAAGTTTATTTACAATTACCGCTTGGTTAGAACCAGAAAATCTAGAGAAAGTTGAGTCCTTAATTTGCGCTCATTTGGATGATTTGCAGACTAAAGGAATTAGCGAACAAGAACTGGCGCGCACACGCAGACTTCTATGTAACGAGTATGCGTTTTCCACCGAAACGCCAAATCAACTTACAGGGCTTTATGGGTATTACAATACCATTGCCCAAGCTGAATTAGCTGTGACATATCCCCAGCAGATTCAGTCTTTTGATGCCAAAGAACTGCAAAAATTAGCTAAACAGTATCTATCGCTGGAGAATTATGCGGTTACTATACTTAAACCGTGTTAG
- a CDS encoding ATP-binding protein gives MQLLPINSWEIAYELTRSLYQEAAEAAFLNNEFDQMESLVQVVIEKTTTLLDRVKVYEVQLQAYQVRNQSFKAIAIGRELLAQLGVTLPESVTPPDIQQSVVNTLSTLAGRSIEGLVDLPLMNDTKALVALRIMASIAPAIHQTAPYLFPIIACEEVNLSLKYGNAPLSAPGYADFGIVLNICNQLESGYEFGQLGLMLVDRLQAKSVQSMTLFKVGALNQFNKQHIRTSIRLLQESHTFGLETGDFFHVLASMIFKLFYVYLSGTEVLEIILADIKAYESNYAQNQRLLNWSNIVSQTIKNLTEYSDYPDSLIGEDCQEELLSALLQEKDELTLHIFFLSKLTLSYLFENFSAAVESGNQGEQYLNGGAGMLSVTVFYYYDSLSRLAIYPTAEPSQQEQLLLKVGENQEKLQFRAKLAPMNFQHKFDLVEAERHRVLGEKIAAIELYDRAITLAKENEYIQEEALSNELAAKFYLDWGKEKIAQVYMQEAYYCYARWGAKAKTEDLEKRYPRLLAPILQGQHHRLQLSSTVDASSFPHQTIHTNLSSSSISEALDFATIFKAAQVLSSEIQLEQLLTTLLQVVMENAGAQKAALLVLQKNNLVVEAVATINEGVSLVSAPLSTSEGIPITLLNYVKRSLKTVVLDDATAQTDFIADSYFIQQQPKSVLCTPMLNQGKLIGLLYLENPLTIGAFTSDRTEVIQLLCTQAAISLENARLYQESQNYAQELERSLQELEHTQLQMVQNEKMATLGNLVAGVAHEINNPIGFLKGSLNNAEDYIQDLLAHIQSYQQHHPNPAIAVIEHGEEIDLEFLTEDLPKLVGSMKVASERIKDISISLRTFSRADTTEKVACNLHEGIESTLLILKYRLKANEKRPAIEVITEYGKLPPVKCFLGQLNQVFMNILANAIDALDTSCEGLSFAQAQDNHHQILIKTEVSSEQNMVAIRIKDNGQGMSEEVRTRIFDHLFTTKEVGKGTGLGLAIARQIVEETHDGSLSCNSVLGEGTEFVIEIPVF, from the coding sequence ATGCAATTGCTACCGATTAATAGTTGGGAAATCGCCTATGAATTGACTCGAAGTTTATACCAAGAAGCTGCCGAAGCTGCTTTTCTCAATAACGAGTTTGACCAGATGGAATCTCTTGTTCAGGTCGTGATTGAAAAAACAACCACCTTACTGGATAGAGTGAAAGTTTATGAAGTGCAACTCCAAGCTTATCAGGTGCGGAATCAATCATTCAAAGCGATCGCAATTGGGCGTGAACTTCTCGCTCAACTTGGGGTAACATTACCTGAATCAGTAACACCTCCAGACATTCAGCAATCTGTAGTCAACACGCTCTCTACCTTGGCTGGCAGAAGTATTGAGGGCTTAGTTGATTTGCCATTGATGAATGATACCAAAGCTTTGGTTGCTTTACGGATTATGGCTAGCATTGCTCCCGCCATCCACCAAACGGCCCCTTATCTGTTCCCAATTATTGCTTGCGAAGAGGTGAATTTATCTCTTAAATACGGCAATGCACCACTTTCTGCACCAGGATATGCAGATTTTGGAATTGTACTTAATATTTGTAACCAACTCGAATCAGGCTACGAATTTGGCCAGCTAGGTTTAATGCTTGTGGATAGACTTCAAGCAAAATCTGTTCAAAGCATGACTCTATTTAAGGTGGGTGCATTGAATCAATTTAATAAACAACATATTCGCACCTCAATTAGGTTATTACAGGAATCCCATACTTTTGGATTAGAGACAGGCGATTTTTTTCATGTGCTGGCATCGATGATTTTTAAGTTATTCTATGTCTATTTAAGTGGCACAGAAGTTTTGGAAATTATTTTAGCAGATATCAAAGCTTACGAGTCTAATTATGCCCAAAATCAACGCTTATTAAATTGGTCTAATATCGTTTCTCAAACCATTAAAAATCTCACTGAATATAGCGACTATCCAGACTCCCTGATTGGTGAAGATTGTCAAGAAGAACTCTTATCTGCGCTTCTCCAAGAAAAGGATGAATTAACACTCCATATATTTTTCTTAAGTAAGTTAACACTCAGTTATTTGTTTGAGAATTTTTCGGCGGCAGTTGAGAGTGGAAATCAGGGAGAGCAATACCTCAATGGTGGCGCAGGAATGTTATCTGTGACCGTTTTCTACTATTACGATTCTTTATCTCGGTTGGCTATCTATCCAACGGCTGAACCATCTCAACAGGAGCAATTACTTTTGAAGGTTGGCGAAAATCAAGAAAAATTGCAGTTTCGAGCCAAACTTGCACCGATGAATTTCCAGCACAAATTTGATTTGGTGGAAGCAGAACGCCATCGAGTTTTGGGCGAAAAAATAGCAGCAATAGAATTGTATGATCGCGCCATAACTCTAGCGAAAGAAAACGAATATATCCAAGAAGAAGCCTTGAGCAATGAACTAGCTGCCAAGTTCTATCTCGACTGGGGCAAAGAAAAAATCGCCCAAGTTTATATGCAAGAAGCTTATTACTGCTACGCTCGTTGGGGCGCTAAAGCCAAAACTGAAGACTTAGAAAAACGCTATCCTCGACTCCTGGCTCCCATCTTACAAGGGCAGCATCATCGCTTGCAACTGAGTTCAACCGTTGATGCATCATCATTTCCACATCAAACCATCCACACAAATCTTTCTAGCAGCAGTATCTCGGAAGCCCTCGATTTTGCCACCATCTTTAAAGCCGCACAAGTTCTTTCCAGTGAAATTCAATTAGAGCAATTACTCACTACCCTTTTGCAAGTGGTGATGGAAAATGCTGGGGCACAAAAAGCTGCATTACTTGTACTCCAAAAAAACAACTTAGTGGTTGAAGCTGTAGCCACCATCAACGAAGGAGTCAGTCTGGTATCTGCACCATTGTCAACCAGCGAAGGCATTCCCATTACACTGCTAAACTATGTCAAACGCAGCTTAAAAACTGTTGTGCTGGATGATGCAACCGCACAAACTGATTTTATCGCCGACTCATATTTCATACAGCAACAACCTAAGAGTGTGTTGTGTACGCCGATGTTAAATCAAGGTAAACTCATCGGGCTGCTATATCTCGAAAATCCCCTGACAATTGGTGCATTTACAAGCGATCGCACCGAAGTAATCCAACTGCTATGCACTCAAGCTGCTATCTCTCTAGAAAATGCCCGTCTTTATCAAGAATCTCAAAATTATGCCCAAGAGTTAGAGCGATCGCTACAAGAACTTGAGCATACCCAATTACAAATGGTGCAAAATGAAAAAATGGCAACCTTGGGTAATTTGGTTGCTGGGGTGGCACATGAAATTAATAATCCCATTGGATTTCTCAAAGGCAGCCTCAACAATGCCGAAGATTATATCCAAGACTTACTTGCTCATATCCAATCCTACCAACAACATCATCCCAATCCGGCGATCGCAGTCATTGAGCATGGCGAAGAAATTGACCTAGAATTCTTGACTGAAGACTTACCAAAACTAGTAGGCTCAATGAAGGTGGCTTCAGAAAGGATCAAAGATATTAGTATCAGTCTCCGCACCTTCTCCAGAGCCGATACAACCGAAAAAGTTGCTTGTAACCTCCATGAAGGGATTGAGAGTACGCTGTTAATTTTGAAGTATCGCCTCAAAGCTAACGAAAAACGTCCAGCAATTGAAGTTATCACTGAATACGGAAAATTGCCACCAGTTAAGTGCTTTTTAGGACAGCTAAATCAAGTTTTTATGAACATCCTTGCTAATGCCATTGATGCCTTAGATACTTCCTGTGAAGGGCTTTCTTTTGCCCAAGCGCAAGACAATCATCACCAAATACTAATTAAAACCGAAGTATCCAGTGAGCAAAACATGGTAGCAATTCGGATCAAAGATAACGGTCAGGGGATGTCAGAGGAGGTTAGAACGCGGATATTTGACCACCTATTTACAACCAAAGAAGTTGGGAAAGGAACAGGATTAGGATTAGCGATCGCTCGTCAAATTGTTGAAGAAACCCATGATGGAAGCTTGAGTTGCAATTCTGTCCTTGGCGAAGGAACAGAATTTGTCATTGAGATTCCAGTGTTTTAA
- a CDS encoding serine/threonine-protein kinase PknK gives MVSIPGYHVSKELYNGSRTLVYRANRETDQKSVVIKLMKTVYPSFSELVQFRNQFTIAKNLNLPGIIQTYSLEPYQNGYALVMEDFGGISLKEWGVGSREWGVGGRVESLMEFLQIAIALCNTLDILIRHRIIHKDIKPANILINPETKEVKLIDFSIASLLPRETQSLMSPNVLEGTLGYLSPEQTGRMNRGIDYRTDFYSLGVTFYELLTGQLPFQSHESMELIHCHIAKLPPLVHEINPQIAPVLSSIVSKLMAKNAEDRYQSAFGLKYDLENCLHQLKETGKIVSFPIAQRDVCDRFIIPEKLYGREHEVETLLKAFDRVTNNQTELMLVAGFSGIGKTALVNEVHKPIVRQRGYFIKGKFDQFNRNIPFSAFVLAFRDLMGQLLSESDVQLSTWKNKILQVLGDEGQVILEVIPELEQIIGQQPPATELSPSAAQNRFNLLFQNFIQVFTTKEHPLVIFLDDLQWADSASLKLMQLLMSELGSGALLLIGAYRDNEVSTAHQLMLTLAEIRKANATIHSITLAPLSKASLNKLVVDTLSCSSKTAQPLTQLVYQKTQGNPFFATHFLKVLYEDGLITFNFAQGYWQCDIAAVKALALTDDVVEFVALQLQKLPAATQNVLKLAACIGNQFDLRTLAIVSEQSETETAASLWKALQEGLVLPTSEVYKFFQDGYNNSDSNPLNSNFQVPIYKFLHDRVQQAAYSLIPDAEKQFTHLKIGQLLLQNTSESQQEERIFELVSQLNRGILLITQPS, from the coding sequence ATGGTCAGCATTCCCGGATATCACGTTAGCAAAGAACTCTACAACGGTTCTCGAACCTTGGTTTATCGCGCTAATCGAGAAACTGACCAAAAATCTGTGGTGATTAAGCTGATGAAAACTGTTTATCCCAGCTTCAGCGAATTGGTACAGTTTCGCAATCAGTTCACCATCGCCAAAAATTTGAATCTACCTGGAATCATCCAAACCTACAGTCTGGAACCCTATCAGAATGGCTATGCGTTAGTGATGGAAGACTTTGGGGGAATTTCTCTTAAAGAATGGGGAGTAGGGAGTAGGGAATGGGGAGTGGGGGGAAGGGTAGAATCTCTGATGGAGTTTTTACAAATTGCGATCGCACTGTGTAATACATTAGATATTCTAATTCGTCATCGGATCATTCACAAAGATATTAAACCTGCCAATATTTTAATTAATCCAGAAACTAAAGAAGTTAAGTTAATAGATTTTAGTATTGCATCTCTTTTGCCACGAGAAACTCAAAGCCTCATGAGTCCTAATGTACTTGAAGGGACGCTTGGCTATTTGTCTCCAGAGCAAACTGGACGAATGAATCGGGGGATTGATTACCGGACTGATTTTTATTCTCTGGGTGTAACTTTTTACGAATTACTAACAGGGCAATTACCATTTCAATCGCACGAATCGATGGAATTGATACATTGTCATATTGCCAAACTTCCGCCTTTAGTACATGAGATTAATCCACAAATTGCGCCTGTACTCTCATCTATTGTTAGCAAATTGATGGCGAAAAATGCCGAAGACCGCTATCAGAGCGCATTTGGGCTGAAATATGATTTAGAAAATTGTTTACATCAACTCAAAGAGACAGGGAAAATTGTCAGTTTCCCAATTGCTCAACGGGATGTGTGCGATCGCTTTATTATTCCAGAAAAACTCTATGGGCGTGAGCATGAAGTTGAAACTCTGCTAAAAGCATTTGACCGCGTTACCAACAACCAAACAGAATTAATGCTGGTGGCTGGTTTTTCTGGTATTGGTAAAACTGCTTTAGTTAACGAGGTTCACAAACCTATTGTCCGGCAACGGGGCTACTTCATCAAAGGCAAATTTGACCAATTTAATCGGAATATTCCCTTCTCCGCTTTTGTGCTGGCGTTTCGAGACTTAATGGGGCAATTACTAAGTGAAAGTGATGTCCAATTGTCAACTTGGAAAAATAAAATTTTACAAGTGCTGGGGGATGAGGGGCAAGTTATTCTTGAGGTAATTCCCGAATTAGAACAAATTATTGGTCAACAACCACCTGCAACGGAACTTTCACCAAGTGCAGCCCAGAATCGCTTCAATTTACTCTTTCAAAACTTCATTCAGGTATTTACCACAAAAGAACATCCATTAGTAATTTTTCTCGATGATTTGCAGTGGGCTGATTCTGCTTCACTGAAATTAATGCAGTTGTTGATGAGCGAGTTAGGAAGTGGAGCTTTACTTTTAATTGGGGCTTATCGAGATAATGAAGTATCTACCGCGCATCAGTTGATGTTGACTTTAGCGGAGATTCGCAAAGCCAATGCGACGATTCACAGCATTACTTTAGCCCCGTTAAGTAAAGCTAGTTTAAATAAATTGGTAGTTGATACCTTGAGTTGTTCGAGTAAAACTGCCCAACCTCTAACGCAACTCGTCTATCAAAAAACTCAAGGAAATCCATTTTTTGCAACGCACTTTCTCAAAGTATTATATGAAGATGGACTGATTACTTTTAATTTTGCTCAAGGTTACTGGCAATGTGATATTGCTGCTGTGAAGGCACTTGCCCTTACGGATGATGTGGTAGAGTTCGTAGCGCTACAGTTGCAGAAGTTGCCAGCCGCAACACAAAATGTGTTGAAATTAGCTGCGTGTATTGGCAACCAGTTTGATTTGCGAACCTTAGCAATTGTTTCTGAACAATCGGAAACCGAAACGGCAGCATCTTTATGGAAAGCTTTACAAGAAGGGTTAGTTTTACCTACTAGTGAAGTTTATAAATTTTTTCAAGATGGTTATAATAACTCTGACTCAAACCCATTAAATTCTAATTTTCAAGTCCCTATCTATAAATTTTTACACGATCGCGTGCAGCAAGCGGCTTACTCTCTAATTCCAGATGCAGAGAAACAATTTACCCATCTTAAAATTGGTCAATTACTCTTGCAAAATACCTCTGAGTCTCAGCAAGAGGAGCGAATTTTTGAGCTTGTCAGTCAGTTAAATCGAGGAATACTGCTAATTACCCAACCGAGCTGA